A genomic window from Pseudomonas alcaligenes includes:
- a CDS encoding histone-like nucleoid-structuring protein, MvaT/MvaU family — protein sequence MSIIAEYKALEAQIAEQTARLEVLKNDEKLKKEIEFENKLRALLAEYNYSLRNVIALLDPSAGKTAVAPAKGARRERAVKIYKNPNTGEVVETKGGNHKVLKAWKAEYGADVVDAWLQ from the coding sequence ATGTCGATCATCGCCGAATATAAAGCATTAGAAGCCCAGATCGCCGAGCAAACAGCTCGTCTTGAAGTGCTCAAAAACGACGAAAAACTGAAAAAAGAAATTGAGTTTGAAAACAAACTCCGCGCCTTGCTCGCCGAGTACAACTACTCGCTGCGCAACGTAATCGCGCTGCTTGATCCGAGCGCTGGTAAGACAGCTGTAGCCCCGGCAAAAGGCGCACGCCGCGAGCGCGCCGTGAAGATCTACAAAAACCCGAACACAGGTGAAGTGGTCGAAACCAAAGGTGGTAACCACAAGGTTTTGAAAGCCTGGAAAGCTGAATACGGTGCCGATGTCGTGGATGCCTGGCTGCAATAA
- a CDS encoding NYN domain-containing protein, which yields MQQKRIALLIDCDNVSHNSIEGVLEELAKYGMVNVRHAHGDWKSDGLSGWVERLHPFAIRPMQQFAYTKGKNATDAAMIIDAMDLLYSKNIDAFALMTSDSDFTPLALRLQESGFPVYGFGEKKTPSAFVHACTSFIYVENLVRVPDDEKASTDEQPKKKTRNELRCDTSLVRLLRNAADQTAGDDGWSLLSRVSDYIHNNSSFSVVNYGYQKLGDLIRTSELFDVEMRGTVMVVRTVRKPSPSPAPEPTL from the coding sequence ATGCAACAGAAGCGAATTGCTCTACTGATCGACTGCGACAACGTCAGTCATAACTCAATTGAGGGTGTGCTGGAAGAGCTCGCCAAGTACGGCATGGTGAACGTACGACATGCCCACGGAGACTGGAAGAGCGATGGGCTATCTGGGTGGGTGGAGCGACTGCATCCGTTCGCCATTCGCCCCATGCAGCAGTTCGCCTACACCAAGGGAAAGAACGCTACTGACGCGGCGATGATCATCGATGCGATGGATCTGCTCTACAGCAAAAATATCGACGCCTTTGCCCTGATGACCAGCGATAGCGACTTCACTCCACTGGCTCTACGCCTGCAAGAAAGTGGTTTCCCGGTGTATGGCTTTGGCGAGAAGAAGACACCGTCTGCATTCGTGCATGCATGCACCTCGTTTATCTACGTGGAGAACCTGGTTCGCGTCCCCGACGACGAGAAGGCGTCTACTGATGAGCAGCCGAAGAAGAAAACCCGCAATGAGCTGCGCTGCGACACATCCCTTGTTCGACTGCTTCGCAATGCCGCAGACCAGACCGCTGGTGATGATGGTTGGTCGCTACTGAGTAGGGTGTCGGACTACATACACAACAACAGCTCGTTCTCAGTTGTGAACTACGGCTACCAAAAACTGGGCGATCTGATCCGCACCTCGGAGCTGTTCGATGTGGAGATGCGCGGCACGGTGATGGTGGTTCGTACCGTTCGCAAGCCATCGCCATCTCCGGCCCCAGAGCCTACCTTATAG
- a CDS encoding SH3 domain-containing protein: MKVKSDGTHMHDLIGPSASVLAPIFSNSEVDSVLAATQGLSERFGAQLAMASIEPLGGSLSPVIAAVNASVAQALKPSIAMQSVMERIRPFTEIQARLLPISTFGADFRGRLAGLAQAGQIAKQLASVNPLLSTSALTETKSLRGILAVIEPLRGLSLPAAELAAIATANSFKNYPRMAELVSLGSPLLKAARFTEFEEIDWESPASSQLLSTIAAAAETLKEAPVSAPPLTDLPDASNDGDGGLTSTPQQLQGELADAVSTGDLSKLSPAAKAYFKWFCWFLGLLATYLAAQNAVREELCFLQPKILPGMTAGQMGKTVRRAMCTAAFIPDGDFRFLRGENVRFRAGPSTKAAILPFHLVDGQVLEVLDASNPDWLLVTVVAGGAEGWVSRKYTRVFTLN, from the coding sequence ATGAAAGTGAAATCTGATGGCACCCATATGCACGATCTGATTGGGCCATCAGCTAGCGTTCTAGCCCCCATTTTTTCTAATTCCGAGGTCGATTCAGTATTAGCCGCTACTCAGGGGTTGTCCGAACGCTTCGGTGCTCAGTTGGCTATGGCTTCCATTGAGCCACTGGGCGGCAGCCTGTCACCAGTTATCGCAGCAGTGAATGCATCTGTCGCACAGGCACTAAAGCCCTCTATTGCTATGCAATCTGTGATGGAGCGCATCCGCCCATTTACAGAAATTCAGGCTAGGCTCTTGCCGATCAGTACCTTTGGCGCTGACTTTCGCGGGCGGTTAGCTGGATTGGCTCAGGCTGGCCAGATCGCAAAACAGCTGGCTTCAGTGAACCCCCTCCTCAGCACCTCCGCACTGACTGAGACAAAGTCGCTTAGAGGGATACTGGCTGTTATAGAGCCCTTGAGGGGGCTATCGCTGCCAGCAGCTGAACTTGCAGCAATAGCTACTGCCAATTCGTTCAAGAATTACCCGAGGATGGCGGAGCTGGTCTCATTGGGCTCTCCGCTGTTGAAGGCCGCGAGATTCACAGAGTTTGAAGAGATCGATTGGGAGTCTCCTGCATCTAGCCAGCTCCTTTCGACAATTGCAGCGGCGGCTGAAACGCTAAAAGAAGCACCTGTGTCAGCTCCGCCCCTGACCGACCTGCCTGATGCCAGCAATGACGGTGATGGCGGGCTCACCTCCACGCCCCAGCAGCTTCAAGGGGAACTGGCTGACGCTGTTTCGACGGGAGACCTGTCAAAACTAAGCCCTGCGGCGAAGGCGTATTTCAAATGGTTTTGCTGGTTTCTAGGCCTGCTTGCCACCTACCTTGCAGCCCAAAACGCCGTTCGCGAAGAACTTTGCTTTCTACAGCCCAAGATATTGCCTGGCATGACAGCGGGGCAGATGGGCAAGACAGTGCGCAGGGCAATGTGCACAGCCGCTTTCATACCAGACGGTGACTTCCGCTTTCTTCGGGGTGAGAACGTTCGGTTTAGAGCGGGGCCCAGCACCAAGGCAGCAATACTTCCTTTTCACCTGGTCGATGGGCAGGTGCTCGAAGTGCTCGACGCCAGTAACCCAGACTGGCTGCTTGTTACTGTCGTTGCTGGGGGGGCAGAGGGTTGGGTTTCAAGAAAGTACACGCGGGTATTCACTCTGAATTAA
- a CDS encoding pentapeptide repeat-containing protein, translating to MPKLPDTPAIKLVKSDAKLLLRDLKVKSRRAWDCLQDSGVTYKGEPTLTLCQRVVAQGYGYDKFEDIQKSEELTARYIARCTSRGYWSEPFAGGFRRSRHERQLDALLECFRDQVPLAQAAARRNIDFSGFHFSDLLLNNLYLRLGKLTLPDFSNLVAPGALIHSLWLLDVTKFKAVDFRNVKIYSVTVDPIARPGANCFKADFSHADLRGADLRGCYFRSSLFHGALLEGTDLRNANTYDCSFTEAKGAYHAGNVSSEEWAVV from the coding sequence ATGCCAAAGCTCCCCGATACTCCGGCTATCAAGCTCGTTAAATCAGACGCCAAACTTTTGCTGCGCGATCTAAAAGTAAAATCACGGCGCGCATGGGACTGCTTACAAGACAGCGGTGTAACGTACAAAGGAGAACCCACTCTAACCCTATGCCAACGAGTGGTGGCTCAAGGATACGGTTACGATAAATTTGAAGACATCCAGAAGAGCGAGGAACTGACGGCACGATACATCGCCCGCTGCACCTCTCGGGGCTATTGGTCTGAGCCTTTTGCTGGAGGATTCAGGCGTAGCCGTCACGAACGCCAGCTTGACGCCCTTTTAGAATGCTTTCGGGATCAGGTGCCTCTGGCTCAGGCAGCCGCGCGAAGAAATATCGACTTTAGTGGCTTCCACTTTAGTGATCTGTTGCTCAATAACTTGTATCTGAGACTTGGCAAATTGACGCTACCGGACTTCAGCAATCTTGTTGCTCCGGGAGCCTTAATTCACTCGCTGTGGTTATTGGATGTAACTAAATTTAAGGCAGTAGACTTCCGCAATGTGAAAATCTACTCGGTGACGGTAGATCCCATTGCGCGCCCAGGTGCTAACTGTTTCAAAGCCGACTTCTCTCATGCAGATCTTCGCGGCGCTGACTTACGAGGTTGCTATTTCCGAAGTTCCTTGTTCCATGGAGCACTCTTGGAAGGGACAGACCTCAGAAACGCTAACACATACGATTGTTCATTTACCGAGGCGAAAGGGGCTTATCACGCGGGCAATGTTTCCAGTGAGGAGTGGGCGGTTGTATAG
- a CDS encoding ATP-binding protein: protein MAEAPAPHKNVVLIGKQSTDKTYLATALAESAIITHGKRMCLYPSVYLVNHLKREKHDGKAGWIAEPLLRIDLLILN, encoded by the coding sequence GTGGCCGAAGCCCCGGCACCGCACAAAAACGTGGTGCTGATTGGCAAGCAGAGCACCGACAAGACGTACCTGGCCACCGCGCTGGCCGAATCAGCCATCATCACGCACGGCAAGCGCATGTGCCTCTACCCCTCGGTTTACCTGGTCAATCACCTGAAGCGCGAAAAGCACGACGGCAAAGCCGGATGGATAGCAGAGCCACTGCTGCGCATAGATTTGCTCATCCTCAATTAG
- a CDS encoding phospholipase D family protein has translation MNGQMSNFVAPDDYKQRFEQLLDNEHDLSLAVAFWGEGAVKLISSRPSKNFRILCNLMSGGTNPYVIRELCELAESSGGRIQIRQCDRLHAKVVVGERQALIGSANVSDNGLGLGDQGSAHWLEAGVLTSEESVVGGARNWFDQLWKSDGVRGIIDADITAAIKIWTQNRRGWELPGNPQDEFNLRSFSAGDLEGLPAYVLLYRGRVGPEATEASDNFEAKQQESSGTLDWWPFESWPINLSDEKEVDHLAIYYVTNGRVIVDGVCRMIGSRLPFEYENESDGPGHIDMALAQETLLNRPFGAVGRKLMAQQLQPYGRAIWNAASRSTQGNPYVRRIHISELARVLHEQSTS, from the coding sequence ATGAACGGACAAATGTCGAACTTTGTTGCCCCTGACGATTACAAGCAGCGTTTCGAACAGTTGCTCGATAATGAGCATGACCTCTCGCTTGCCGTTGCCTTCTGGGGCGAGGGTGCTGTGAAGCTCATATCAAGCCGGCCAAGCAAAAACTTCCGCATCCTGTGCAACCTTATGTCTGGCGGGACAAATCCCTACGTCATTCGAGAGCTATGTGAGCTTGCCGAAAGTAGTGGTGGCCGCATTCAGATACGCCAATGCGACCGACTTCATGCCAAGGTCGTGGTTGGGGAGCGTCAGGCGCTAATCGGTTCAGCGAACGTATCTGATAATGGCCTCGGTCTTGGCGACCAAGGTTCAGCGCACTGGTTGGAAGCTGGTGTACTCACGTCGGAGGAATCGGTCGTTGGCGGCGCTCGTAATTGGTTCGATCAGCTTTGGAAGTCGGATGGCGTGCGGGGGATCATCGATGCCGACATCACGGCAGCTATCAAGATTTGGACGCAAAACCGTCGTGGCTGGGAGCTTCCCGGTAACCCGCAGGATGAGTTCAATCTGCGTAGCTTTTCAGCTGGTGATCTTGAGGGTCTACCTGCCTATGTCTTGCTTTATCGAGGGCGGGTAGGCCCAGAGGCAACTGAGGCAAGTGACAACTTTGAAGCGAAGCAGCAAGAGAGCTCTGGCACCTTGGACTGGTGGCCTTTCGAGTCCTGGCCGATCAACCTAAGCGACGAGAAGGAGGTGGATCATCTGGCCATTTACTACGTCACGAATGGCCGCGTAATCGTCGATGGTGTCTGTCGCATGATCGGCTCGCGCCTACCGTTCGAGTATGAGAACGAGTCTGATGGGCCAGGCCATATCGACATGGCTTTGGCTCAGGAGACTCTGCTCAATCGGCCTTTTGGAGCAGTTGGGAGAAAATTAATGGCTCAGCAGTTGCAGCCTTACGGGCGAGCGATTTGGAACGCGGCAAGTCGTAGTACTCAGGGCAACCCGTATGTACGCCGTATCCATATCTCCGAGCTCGCACGAGTTCTTCACGAGCAAAGCACCAGCTGA
- a CDS encoding helix-turn-helix domain-containing protein: MSTLSKRLKEARLRAGLSQEQLGLRIGLEPASASTRMNRYELGKRAPDLELVERIAQTLGLPAAYFYAVQDEEAELLRQFSALSTKGRKRVMDVIAEES, encoded by the coding sequence ATGTCCACTCTGTCGAAGAGACTCAAAGAAGCGCGACTGCGAGCGGGGCTGTCCCAGGAACAGCTCGGCCTGCGTATCGGCCTGGAGCCAGCCTCCGCCAGTACCCGGATGAATCGCTACGAGCTGGGCAAGCGTGCCCCCGACTTGGAGCTAGTCGAGAGGATCGCGCAGACGCTTGGCCTGCCGGCAGCCTACTTCTATGCCGTTCAGGACGAGGAGGCTGAACTACTACGGCAGTTCAGTGCGCTGAGTACCAAAGGTAGGAAGCGAGTGATGGATGTCATCGCGGAGGAGTCTTGA
- a CDS encoding thymidylate synthase, whose protein sequence is MKAYQDLLSDVLNNGVQKGDRTGTGTLSVFGRQFRHNLEDGFPLLTTKKVHFKGIVNELLWFLKGDTNTKWLKENGVTIWDEWATEDGDLGPIYGKQWTAWPTKDGKTVNQIDYVVDTLKNNPNSRRILFHGWNVEYLPDEKVSAQENVKNGKMALPPCHLLYQFYVANNKLSAHLLIRSSDLFLGWPYNCASLSVLTHMLAQQCDLGLGEIVITMSDAHIYLNHLEQVKLQLTRDPKPLPKLKIKRKPESIYDYSFEDFELEGYEPHPHIAAPVSI, encoded by the coding sequence ATGAAAGCTTATCAAGATTTACTGTCGGACGTTCTCAATAATGGCGTCCAGAAAGGCGACCGTACCGGCACCGGTACTCTGAGTGTGTTTGGTCGTCAGTTTCGTCATAACTTGGAAGATGGTTTTCCACTTCTCACCACAAAGAAAGTGCACTTTAAGGGCATCGTCAATGAACTGCTGTGGTTCTTGAAGGGTGATACCAATACCAAGTGGCTGAAAGAGAACGGCGTTACCATCTGGGATGAGTGGGCGACCGAGGACGGTGACCTGGGCCCAATCTATGGCAAGCAGTGGACGGCCTGGCCGACGAAGGATGGCAAGACGGTCAACCAGATTGACTACGTCGTCGATACCCTTAAGAACAATCCAAACAGCCGTCGAATCCTGTTCCATGGTTGGAACGTTGAATACCTTCCTGACGAGAAGGTCAGCGCCCAGGAGAACGTGAAGAACGGCAAGATGGCTCTTCCCCCGTGCCACCTGCTGTACCAGTTCTACGTCGCCAACAACAAGCTGTCGGCTCACCTGCTGATTCGGTCGTCAGATCTGTTCTTGGGCTGGCCCTATAACTGCGCATCCCTATCAGTCCTGACTCATATGCTCGCCCAGCAATGCGACCTTGGTCTGGGTGAGATCGTGATCACCATGAGCGATGCGCACATCTACCTGAACCACCTTGAGCAGGTGAAGCTCCAGCTCACTCGTGATCCCAAGCCTCTGCCGAAGCTGAAGATCAAGCGTAAGCCCGAGAGCATCTACGATTACTCGTTTGAGGACTTCGAGCTGGAAGGGTACGAGCCGCATCCGCACATCGCGGCACCGGTTTCGATCTGA
- a CDS encoding transglutaminase domain-containing protein has protein sequence MTATLLRDIIIRDLGQEAYADYASYQESDLELIAETATRTLASIPRAAGHCVMISAGFVAALRASEVPAVVILGDLLIDGKHVFRCYDNLPRPTHDDEIVDATWDGHAWVMIGESICDLSIFRTAYELAQPNRLSDYILRYFGAGKGAFMCYPHQLPPGMEFVPKFALTDDQIYGLLGGLSHQARALQQQ, from the coding sequence ATGACCGCTACGCTGCTTCGCGACATCATCATTCGCGACCTAGGCCAAGAGGCCTACGCGGACTACGCAAGCTATCAGGAGAGTGACCTGGAGCTGATTGCTGAAACGGCAACGCGAACCCTCGCCTCGATTCCCCGTGCGGCGGGCCACTGCGTAATGATCAGTGCGGGCTTCGTTGCAGCTCTGCGGGCCAGTGAGGTGCCTGCTGTAGTCATCCTGGGTGACCTCTTGATCGACGGAAAGCATGTTTTCCGCTGCTACGACAATCTGCCCCGCCCAACGCATGATGATGAGATCGTCGACGCTACCTGGGATGGGCACGCCTGGGTGATGATCGGAGAAAGCATCTGCGATCTGTCGATCTTCCGGACTGCCTACGAGCTCGCGCAGCCGAATCGGCTCAGCGACTACATCCTGAGGTACTTCGGTGCCGGAAAAGGTGCTTTCATGTGCTACCCCCACCAGCTACCGCCTGGGATGGAATTTGTTCCCAAATTCGCCCTCACGGATGACCAGATTTATGGGCTTCTGGGGGGGTTGTCCCATCAGGCACGTGCACTACAGCAACAATAG
- a CDS encoding AAA family ATPase encodes MYIRKLKINNLRRLRDVPLSFTLPDGSPRMWTVLIGENGSGKTSILQAIALAAAGGLRVNDLAGSSFAHLVDRRQKDDLKIEAEFEFTPSSCSNHKAHPSIEKSKLGENLKLISEVKLKPKETSIIAKARYGYEDDFPDSDNNPLTIARSKELPHWFVIGYGVQRFLPESGRVPDLARPSVDRMKPLFDSSYPLTSTSFLSYFGQKKKALAYSKILKSAIINTDVLPNDINDLEMRGQGGVSKASDLLERNRFHQKMGKDIVQIPGMALAHGYQSTIAWIADLVGHILLEAESANMNPEEFEGLVLIDEIDLYLHPKWQARLIPALRTTFPKLQFIATTHSPVALAALSPSEIIRVQSDPRTGDVRQVTPDSETGIWDEIDKPQDLYTQPDPRLMTGTELFNEYFGLDRLTLNVHGEEIRNYSALASNPARNEYQQAKMQQLKAILLANNIHDLVEPVPRQDVDD; translated from the coding sequence ATGTATATACGTAAGCTCAAAATCAATAATTTGCGCCGATTAAGAGATGTGCCCTTGAGTTTCACGTTACCAGACGGAAGCCCTCGGATGTGGACTGTTCTTATCGGTGAAAATGGATCTGGCAAAACTAGTATCCTACAGGCTATTGCTTTAGCTGCTGCGGGTGGCTTAAGAGTGAACGACTTGGCTGGGAGCTCATTTGCTCACTTGGTTGATCGCAGGCAAAAAGATGATTTAAAAATCGAAGCTGAGTTTGAGTTCACTCCGTCTTCTTGCTCCAATCACAAAGCGCATCCTAGTATAGAGAAGAGTAAGCTTGGCGAAAATTTAAAACTGATTTCTGAAGTCAAGTTGAAGCCCAAAGAAACCTCCATAATAGCTAAAGCGCGCTATGGCTATGAAGATGACTTTCCCGACTCTGATAATAACCCTCTGACAATTGCACGCTCCAAAGAGCTTCCTCACTGGTTTGTAATTGGGTATGGTGTTCAGAGGTTCCTTCCTGAGTCTGGTCGTGTTCCGGACTTGGCTAGGCCCTCAGTTGATAGAATGAAGCCGCTTTTTGACTCATCTTACCCACTTACAAGCACCAGTTTTTTAAGCTATTTTGGACAGAAGAAGAAGGCGTTGGCTTATTCAAAGATATTGAAAAGCGCTATTATCAATACCGATGTTCTTCCTAATGACATAAACGATTTGGAGATGCGTGGTCAAGGTGGGGTGAGTAAAGCCTCCGATTTGCTTGAGAGAAACCGCTTTCACCAGAAAATGGGCAAAGATATCGTGCAGATTCCAGGCATGGCTCTTGCTCATGGATATCAATCCACCATCGCGTGGATTGCAGATCTTGTGGGGCATATTTTATTAGAAGCAGAAAGTGCCAATATGAACCCGGAAGAGTTTGAAGGTTTGGTTTTGATTGATGAAATTGACCTCTATCTTCATCCAAAATGGCAGGCGCGATTAATACCAGCGTTACGAACTACGTTTCCAAAATTGCAATTTATCGCTACTACCCACAGTCCAGTTGCTTTGGCAGCCCTTTCACCCAGTGAAATAATTAGAGTTCAATCTGATCCCAGAACCGGAGACGTCCGACAGGTAACCCCTGATTCAGAAACTGGCATATGGGATGAGATTGACAAACCTCAGGACTTATATACTCAGCCGGATCCTCGGCTGATGACTGGCACAGAGCTATTCAATGAATATTTTGGCCTAGATAGGCTGACTCTTAATGTCCATGGCGAAGAAATTAGAAACTATTCAGCGCTAGCCAGCAATCCTGCTAGGAATGAATATCAGCAGGCCAAAATGCAGCAGCTTAAGGCGATCTTGTTGGCTAATAATATTCATGACTTGGTCGAGCCGGTGCCAAGACAGGATGTGGATGACTAA
- a CDS encoding ATPase translates to MSKKARITRAYCVQLGEVLSITEARREFFSLPEPRRRFEFLCSNASCRDLPVKPEITAVNYDKHPNDTYRAAHYRANDNFSHAPDCEWMIDEEAKEVDGKLPGETAEDALRRRAKRKLHDYIDTFDPNPQQATDHTSTGSTAQGGDATNGHRRTGVDRGDNLSGSNRTSNLERLVECYRQARKELSDEEFKALTLQVQGLGKMPLSTYFKRITYGKLGASNRVLYGGAGLIERYLGGGFRFRFIDKNDGKPVFLHVLSEQMKNYRFRNYLDGLLRVEGASYFSVFTLGELALSDTQKSIKLTVSDLKQLVVIPGFTQPSKANAESAPAPEV, encoded by the coding sequence ATGTCGAAGAAAGCAAGAATCACGCGTGCCTACTGCGTCCAACTGGGTGAAGTACTCTCCATTACTGAAGCCAGGCGAGAGTTTTTTTCGCTCCCAGAGCCTCGTCGTCGCTTTGAATTCTTATGTTCGAACGCGTCGTGCCGCGACTTGCCGGTTAAGCCTGAGATCACTGCCGTCAACTACGACAAGCACCCAAATGACACCTACCGCGCCGCCCATTATCGGGCGAACGATAATTTCAGCCACGCCCCGGATTGTGAGTGGATGATTGATGAGGAGGCTAAAGAGGTCGATGGCAAGCTGCCAGGTGAAACAGCGGAAGATGCTCTGCGTCGTCGAGCTAAGCGCAAGCTGCATGACTACATCGACACCTTTGACCCCAACCCACAACAGGCTACAGACCACACCTCAACTGGTAGTACTGCGCAGGGCGGCGATGCCACAAACGGACACCGTCGTACGGGTGTAGACCGAGGAGATAACCTCTCAGGAAGCAACCGTACTAGTAATCTTGAGCGGCTAGTCGAGTGCTACCGGCAGGCTCGAAAGGAGCTTTCGGATGAAGAATTCAAGGCCTTGACACTGCAAGTGCAAGGCTTAGGGAAGATGCCTCTATCCACGTATTTCAAGCGCATTACCTACGGCAAATTGGGTGCGTCCAATCGTGTTTTATACGGTGGTGCGGGTCTGATAGAGCGCTACCTCGGCGGCGGGTTTAGGTTCAGGTTTATCGACAAGAACGACGGAAAGCCTGTCTTTCTTCATGTGCTCAGCGAGCAGATGAAAAACTACCGTTTTAGGAACTACCTCGATGGGCTCCTACGTGTAGAGGGGGCGAGCTATTTCAGTGTCTTTACCTTGGGAGAGCTTGCCCTTTCAGACACCCAGAAAAGCATCAAGCTGACAGTCAGTGATTTGAAGCAACTCGTAGTGATACCAGGCTTTACGCAGCCCTCTAAAGCCAATGCCGAGTCGGCTCCTGCTCCGGAAGTCTGA
- a CDS encoding ImmA/IrrE family metallo-endopeptidase gives MSNSTGFLPLGDEFSPDKLRLARCATGLSLADIGEKLDVTRQYAHKLEVNAIPSPQQLKVLSEILGVQEHFFFTPRRSSVELEQCHFRSLRSSTQTLKKTIAAQVEMFELLVDELDKEIAFPAVDFKAFDGAIDDPRKIEQVAEKFRREQGLGLGPISSVTKLAEKIGVLVVDLNAADEKIDAFSLYNKRPLIVRSTAKVSPGRQRFDLAHELGHLVMHQGIETGCRLTEEQANQFASAFLMPRASFAAEFPAMRGRYLNWSALKELKLRWKVSFKALIYRARSLDLLTAEQAKSGFTHLSRKGFTKEEDFDELIPMESPALVQRAIDLLDYSTWRRILGDSGLTSSLVTDRFLLKVPSSPLRLVGREAG, from the coding sequence ATGAGTAACAGCACAGGTTTTTTGCCCCTAGGCGATGAGTTTTCGCCCGACAAACTCCGGCTCGCAAGATGCGCGACCGGACTGTCGCTGGCTGACATTGGCGAAAAGCTGGACGTCACAAGACAGTACGCGCACAAGCTCGAAGTGAACGCAATTCCCTCCCCACAACAGCTCAAAGTGTTGAGTGAAATCCTGGGTGTACAGGAGCACTTTTTCTTCACGCCTAGGCGTAGCTCCGTTGAGCTGGAGCAGTGCCATTTCCGAAGCCTGAGATCTTCGACTCAGACTCTGAAGAAGACCATTGCCGCCCAAGTTGAGATGTTCGAGTTGCTGGTAGACGAGCTCGATAAGGAGATCGCCTTTCCGGCTGTAGACTTCAAGGCATTCGATGGTGCGATTGATGACCCTCGCAAGATCGAGCAGGTCGCCGAGAAGTTTCGGCGCGAGCAGGGCTTAGGTCTTGGGCCTATTTCTAGCGTGACAAAGCTGGCCGAGAAGATTGGCGTTCTTGTTGTTGATTTGAATGCTGCTGATGAGAAGATTGATGCTTTTTCGCTCTACAACAAGCGGCCACTGATCGTTCGTAGTACCGCTAAAGTGAGCCCTGGAAGACAGCGTTTCGATCTGGCTCATGAGTTGGGACATCTTGTCATGCATCAGGGAATAGAGACCGGCTGTCGTCTTACTGAAGAGCAGGCGAACCAGTTCGCCAGCGCATTCTTAATGCCTCGCGCTAGCTTTGCTGCTGAGTTTCCGGCAATGCGAGGCCGCTATCTCAACTGGTCTGCGCTCAAGGAGTTGAAGCTTCGCTGGAAGGTCAGCTTCAAGGCGTTGATCTACCGAGCGCGCAGCCTCGATCTTTTAACAGCCGAGCAAGCGAAATCAGGTTTCACCCACCTGAGTAGGAAGGGCTTCACGAAGGAGGAGGATTTCGACGAGCTGATCCCAATGGAATCTCCAGCTCTCGTTCAGCGCGCTATCGATCTACTGGATTATTCGACCTGGCGGCGAATCCTGGGGGACTCAGGGCTGACCAGCAGCCTAGTTACTGACCGGTTTCTGCTCAAAGTTCCGTCATCGCCACTTCGGCTTGTGGGCCGCGAGGCGGGGTGA